The following is a genomic window from Tripterygium wilfordii isolate XIE 37 chromosome 19, ASM1340144v1, whole genome shotgun sequence.
cttcctaatgaactcttcaaatttcttgttgagttcttctgcttcttcttcttcttggtctCCTTCAATATTGTGGGAAAATCCACTATGTGGtactcttttctcttcttctcctccatctTCATCCACAAGAACCCACTTTGTGGACAAAAACCCACTTTGATCATGATCTCCTTCTTGTTCTTCACCATCCTCAGCAATCATCAACTCTTGGGTTGGAATTCTCACAATCACATCCTCTTGATTCATGTACAAATGATCATGTTCTTGATCATTCACTAGTGCATTTTGATTAGTACTATCCTCCAATGAAATCTCTTGTGATACCTCAATCTCATGAGGTTGTGGGTGAGTAGTTAGATAATCCTTGATGGGTTCATGGgtatggtttgatttagactTGGGTTTTGAAAAATTGATCAAGCCAAAGTCTTTTGCCACGAAGACTAGGAGTCCATTGCATAGGAGGAACATGCAATTCTTGTCTATGGAGTGTGTGTACAATTGAAAGGGTAATGTTGAGAGGTAGAACTTCAAGGAATGGAAAATATAAAGCCAAGAAAATTGAGTTaataacaaagagagaaatgaaaTTGAAAGTAGGAATTTTGTCACCTTTTTTAGGCTCTTGTGCTCTTTCTCAcccatctccctctctctctcttggtgGATCCTTGAAGGGAAGTTAATAAGATTGCTGAGAAAGGTTGG
Proteins encoded in this region:
- the LOC119985993 gene encoding uncharacterized protein LOC119985993, with product MGEKEHKSLKKVTKFLLSISFLSLLLTQFSWLYIFHSLKFYLSTLPFQLYTHSIDKNCMFLLCNGLLVFVAKDFGLINFSKPKSKSNHTHEPIKDYLTTHPQPHEIEVSQEISLEDSTNQNALVNDQEHDHLYMNQEDVIVRIPTQELMIAEDGEEQEGDHDQSGFLSTKWVLVDEDGGEEEKRVPHSGFSHNIEGDQEEEEAEELNKKFEEFIRKMKEELRIEARKKLVMA